A portion of the Panicum hallii strain FIL2 unplaced genomic scaffold, PHallii_v3.1 scaffold_93, whole genome shotgun sequence genome contains these proteins:
- the LOC112878620 gene encoding nucleolar transcription factor 1-B-like, translated as EWDFQSQSEDDESLTDDEDLTLLLGAELEEDDEDYSSWEEELSSSEEKADSSSTEEDSVTGNFLLGESSEDAAEYDKDAEDEGNFTSSSSEDDDSNGNSSGDDSDASTTPPTKRPKTSSVYWW; from the coding sequence aggagtgggacttccaatcCCAGTCAGAAgatgatgaatccctaactGATGATGAAGATCTCACACTTCTTCTTGGAGCCGAGTTGGAAGAGGACGATGAAGATTACTCATCCTGGGAAGAAGAGCTCTCCTCCTCGGAAGAAAAAGCCGATTCCTCCTCAACTGAAGAAGACTCAGTAACAGGTAACTTCCTTCTTGGCGAATCATCAGAAGATGCCGCTGAGTACGACAAGGACGCCGAGGATGAAGGCAActtcaccagcagcagcagcgaagATGATGATAGCAATGGCAACAGTAGCGGCGACGACAGTGATGCTAGCACGACCCCGCCGACCAAACGCCCCAAGACCTCTAGCGTCTATTGGTGGTAG